The genome window CCATGTCGACGTACTGGCATGGAAGAGCGGTCAGTGGCTCCCGTTCCATGTGGGCGCCGGACCCCAGGCCATCCTCGCCGCCTTGGACGACGCCGAGGTCGACCGGTACCTGAGCAACGGGGGCGAGCGGCTCACCCGTCAAGGCACGCTGACTGGGGAGGACGTCCGCCGATCGGTCGCGCGCACGCGCGAACAGGGCTGGGCGCTGAACCGTGAGGGGCTCACCGCAGGGGTCGCCTCGCTGGGCGTGGCCGTCAGTGACGCGGCAGGGTCACCACTCTGTGCTCTCTCCGTCGCAGGGCTCGAAGCAGACTTCCAGGGCGAGGCACTGGCGTCCACGGCCAGCGCCGTAACGGCCGCGGGCGATCGGCTCAGGAACGACCTCATCGCCTGACTCCGCACCGTCGATCCCGGTCGAACCGGCAGTGATGGAGGTGCCAGATAGCTTCCCGGCGTGGCGGCTGGCCCCACGGCGATGCGCTTCAAGCCGAAGAGGTGGCACGCGTCCTGACATCAACGCAGAGCGACCGGGAGCTTCTGCTGCAGTTCCTCGAGCGTGATACCGAAGGTCTCGCGGACGCTCACACCGTCGGGACCGACGTCGAAGACGCCGTAGTCGGTGTAGACCCGGCTGACACAGCCGACGCCGGTGAGCGGCATCGTGCAGGCCTCGACCAGCTTGGAGCTGCCGTCCTTCGCGAAGAGGCTCATCATCACGTAGACGTCCTTGGCGCCGATGGCCAGATCCATCGCACCACCGACGGCGGGGATGTCGCCCGGCTTGCCCGTCGACCAGTTGGCGAGGTCACCGTTGGCGGCGACCTGGAAGGCGCCGAGGACGCAGACGTCGAGGTGGCCGCCGCGCATCATCGCGAAGGAGTCGGCGTGGTGGAAGTAGGAGCAGCCGGGCGTCTCGATGACGGGGACCTTGCCGGCGTTGGTGAGGTCGGCATCGACCTCGTCACCGTCCGCCTTGCGGCCCATTCCGAGCATGCCGTTCTCGGTATGCAGGACGACGTTGACGTTGCCCTGCTCGTCCTTGGGCAGATGGTCGGCGATCTTCGTCGGCTGGCCGATGCCGAGGTTCACGAAGGACCCTTCGGGGATGTCGCGGGCGATGACGGCCGCGAGCTCGTCCATGGTCAGCGGCTGGTCGGTCGTCGTGTTCATCGTGCTCCCTCGACGGTGTAGTGACGGGCCTCGACCTGGACGACCCGGTCGACGTAGATCGATGGCGTGACAACGGCCTCGGGATCGAGCGTGCCGGTGGGCACCACCTCGTTGACCTGGACGATCGTCGTCGCGGCCGCGGTCGCCATGACGGGACCGAAGTTGCGGGCGGTCTTGCGGTAGACGAGGTTGCCCATCTGGTCTGCCCTGTGGGCGGAGAGGAGCGCGTAGTCGCCCTTGATCGGGTATTCGAGGATGTAGCGCCTGCCGTCGATCTCGCGCTCCTCCTTGCCCTCGGCCAGCGGCGTGCCGACAGCGGTCGGGCAGAAGAACGCACCGATGCCGGCGCCGGCGGCCCGCATCCGCTCGGCGAGGTTGCCCTGCGGGACCACCTCGAGCTCGATCTTCCCCGCGCGGTAGAGCTCGTCGAAGACGTAGGAGTCGACCTGGCGCGGGAAGGAGCAGAGGATCTTCCGTACCCGCCCGGCCTTGAGCAGTGCAGCGAGGCCGACCTCGGCATTGCCGGCGTTGTTGGCGACGATCGTGAGGTCCTTGGCGCCCTGGCGGATCAGCGCGTCGATCAGGTCGAACGGCATGCCGGCCAGGCCGAAGCCGCCGACGAGGATGGTGGATCCGTCCTCGATTCCGGCGACGGCCTCGTCGGTGGTCTCGAGGATGCTGGTCCGGCCCATCAGTGGGCCCCGCCCTCGAGCTCGGTGTTCTCCAGGACCAGCGCGAGGGCCTGGCCGACGCCGATGCAGATCGCGGCGACGCCGTACCGCTGCTTCTTCTCCTTGAGTACGGCGGCGAGGGTACCGATCAGGCGTCCACCGGAGGCACCCAGCGGGTGACCGATCGCGATCGCGCCACCCTTGACGTTGACGATCTCCGGGTCGATCTTCCAGGCGTCGACGCAGGCCAGGGACTGGACGGCGAAGGCCTCGTTGAGCTCGACGGCACCGACATCACCCCACGCGATCCCGGCACTGGCGAGGGCGCGGTTGGCCGCCTCCACCGGGGCGAAGCCGAAGTCCTGCGGGTCGAGGGCGAAGACGCCGCGCCCGGCGATGCGGGCGATCGGGTCGCTGCCGATGCTCGCGGCAGCCTTCTCCGAACCGAGCAGCACGGCCGAGGCGCCGTCGTTGAGCGGGCTGGCGTTGCCGGCGGTGATGGTGCCGTCCTTGCGGAAGACGGGCTTGAGTCCACCGAGGGTCTCGGTGGTCGAGTTGGCGCGGATGCCCTCGTCGCGGGTCAAGTCACCCACCGGAGTGACGAGGTCGTCGTAGAAGCCGCTCTCCCAGGCGGCGGCCGCGAGCTGGTGGGAGCGGGCCGCGAAGGCGTCCTGGCGCTCGCGGCTGATGCCGAAGCGCTCCTGGAGCTGCTCATTCGCCTCGCCCAGGGAGACGGTCCACTCCTTCGGCATCCGCTCGTTCACGAGGCGCCAGCCGAGGGTGGTGGAGACCAGCGTCTCGTTACCGGCCGGGAAGGCACGCGACGGCTTGGGAAGGACCCACGGGGCGCGGGTCATGGACTCGACCCCGCCGGTGAGCACGAGGTCAGCGTCACCGGTGTCGATGGCACGGGAGCCGATGATGGCGGCGTCGAGGGAGGAACCACAGAGGCGGTTGACCGTCGTCGCGGGGACGGAGGTCGGCAGGCCGGCCAGCAGGAGCCCCATCCGGCCGACGTTGCGGTTGTCCTCGCCGGCCTGGTTGGCACAGCCCCAGACGGTGTCCTCGATCAGGCTCGCGTCGAGACCGGTCTTCCCCACGAGGGAGGAGATGACGGTCGCGGCGAGGTCATCGGGGCGCTGGTCGGCGAGCGAGCCGTTGAACTTCCCGAAGGGCGTACGGGTGGCGGCAAAGACATAGGCCATACCCACGACAGTACGCCGCCACTTCGATACGCTGAAGTATCAATATCTGTCGCGATTGAGAGGCTGGCGATATGGATCTTCGCCAACTCGGCTACTTCGTCGCCGTTGCGG of Nocardioides sp. Kera G14 contains these proteins:
- a CDS encoding IclR family transcriptional regulator, which produces MTALEQSDGEQSPGSRIAVIAKSARVLDVLAERPRGSTPSEVGELLKINRSTAFRLLTSLEQAGLLQRDAGSGRYRLGMKMLRYAESVRSGIGIIRVAEPTMWALEEQLRQTVYLSVRSGWGATCVERLPGRHVDVLAWKSGQWLPFHVGAGPQAILAALDDAEVDRYLSNGGERLTRQGTLTGEDVRRSVARTREQGWALNREGLTAGVASLGVAVSDAAGSPLCALSVAGLEADFQGEALASTASAVTAAGDRLRNDLIA
- a CDS encoding CoA-transferase encodes the protein MNTTTDQPLTMDELAAVIARDIPEGSFVNLGIGQPTKIADHLPKDEQGNVNVVLHTENGMLGMGRKADGDEVDADLTNAGKVPVIETPGCSYFHHADSFAMMRGGHLDVCVLGAFQVAANGDLANWSTGKPGDIPAVGGAMDLAIGAKDVYVMMSLFAKDGSSKLVEACTMPLTGVGCVSRVYTDYGVFDVGPDGVSVRETFGITLEELQQKLPVALR
- a CDS encoding 3-oxoacid CoA-transferase subunit A, with protein sequence MGRTSILETTDEAVAGIEDGSTILVGGFGLAGMPFDLIDALIRQGAKDLTIVANNAGNAEVGLAALLKAGRVRKILCSFPRQVDSYVFDELYRAGKIELEVVPQGNLAERMRAAGAGIGAFFCPTAVGTPLAEGKEEREIDGRRYILEYPIKGDYALLSAHRADQMGNLVYRKTARNFGPVMATAAATTIVQVNEVVPTGTLDPEAVVTPSIYVDRVVQVEARHYTVEGAR
- a CDS encoding thiolase family protein, with the protein product MAYVFAATRTPFGKFNGSLADQRPDDLAATVISSLVGKTGLDASLIEDTVWGCANQAGEDNRNVGRMGLLLAGLPTSVPATTVNRLCGSSLDAAIIGSRAIDTGDADLVLTGGVESMTRAPWVLPKPSRAFPAGNETLVSTTLGWRLVNERMPKEWTVSLGEANEQLQERFGISRERQDAFAARSHQLAAAAWESGFYDDLVTPVGDLTRDEGIRANSTTETLGGLKPVFRKDGTITAGNASPLNDGASAVLLGSEKAAASIGSDPIARIAGRGVFALDPQDFGFAPVEAANRALASAGIAWGDVGAVELNEAFAVQSLACVDAWKIDPEIVNVKGGAIAIGHPLGASGGRLIGTLAAVLKEKKQRYGVAAICIGVGQALALVLENTELEGGAH